A single Dermacentor albipictus isolate Rhodes 1998 colony chromosome 3, USDA_Dalb.pri_finalv2, whole genome shotgun sequence DNA region contains:
- the LOC135898145 gene encoding microtubule-associated protein futsch-like isoform X4, giving the protein MPKPSTTPLSSYFTTKIATGKRCADDFDCMRVLGQVCKRGKRASTGNCQCPESTPVHLTDEAQPRCVAARHIFEECADSVECSFLNPHVECFNQVCTCRPPNVLKRNNICVPAGFTSKAASAIAWIAGVLILVGVVCGTIICLRKLVDRYTKDDCMGPTYHSQYWREDRPTIWDSTKAMVSEMRDKVRNLARRHRDNDAPMVQETRVHYPSQIKINSRRVRHTTVQVDVHRSVSPEEDARDMRTSFLLPPEERPDQNDKADLSPTSRDFMLKEDPSDCQGTPIPSVQHAEHVDNASAVARSEAVKQSRDARIITTDQARASGQHVFDSDSDAERIMKMVLHQLGMERSTLVQKSASEAAMEPASRKAVDVKPAGGGPFSSDLSDCREETVVVDALPISGIARSIYSNTLLALRNKLLSRGGQSSDNVDDVSYGDSCKPSEEKESVEKSADLFLDGGLSHIDKGGGEDKTKVSSDVPTWRRAPSPAKDNAASRETLFSVRQQQAPRKANAFCSETMSEQKNMPPLTEASLLGSRFDTVVDSYKSFACPVDAYPVMQNWTRPQRTYLLKDDDEGESPSYNSFSDTSRSRLWKTRKSAGAPSMYSQSAGRCGSDRKHSKASEKFGKPGDAFKSFVSSIYPHSTVPTSTRSAGCFRTACSEIPQQRSRGEQRRENVDGPLETRKNARVHYYDGKHEHGENPKSSGGPGLIILPDKAPRQAAEKVGQSGSIGTITKKRSILKNAGSNLDQKRNAKGIPKLEEQKPLLLKGAQKSLINSGQAKQASSALNQRVPAAQQKVEPMMKLMCKINNASVIRNPACTDDFTSISIDLEDKTRVQRSPNTSLSKTSKHARPSSECSKTRNKNSSGSPDSFKEKRRSSADPSRSDRYKPVQVKSSAVPECGIEVKTLGCSHRSATVTFSDDEKPFLTTSSPRAALFNKLNLPFGVQIGDAKKQWGKSLDGQIGKMQGTTTHGLPVNVEGNIIKTKEAGRYATIPDVTTKLNLEGSNEYGRQQLPAADDEINFNITDEELIRCINKLVGFTPTGDQNDERQFPKTTAEQTPVSGHQLMQDTLLHGEAVSTEATDRKSIMMDVERCSSSHRDALNKPLASLRRGDLKDILKEIIEEEYSHLLHASAQLARECVTDTKTSDPFPGCEESNTDNSSESSTATLSRSSVRNAVTKRTAHTAPEGAVTPQESHSVNRTSTAHSSTGETSQQSYAKSSETEEDTTRGSSATRVTSTNDALASREITQSMVGNMIPDPAYGHATSFIRLTYGNKKELLVEQHLDAVSEDTSSDGYRLECGQPARLDVASNAIFSHTSDGTVQSSDVDLFSVEQGPVHDVLSDDRLGIRLLSDISIESSSTSKPPLVDEPSFVRFTGDHLTQPQDPLTQFVVSEEREQATAIVNPGKHRGSWSRPVYGTLQDAEAIMFSYTEEIVPLPEVKPSIEASVSASNASLAKSQEGLKPFPQSGLFNRSDSYVPFGNWSYNSHIQETDNAANGQPTSVGRCLLSVRAGDESEQELLRKVQVAQFPKAASFHGFFAKHSDNGATKTEAKQRTKSHTDYWLKTVSLFQEVTTDQMSSSGDTCTDASGTNTIFEPEQIEALERAKLRKEVLSQLPYQKDEVNPLLETFLRLQNEAYDSTPRPSTTCASDTHTGRTPSEVKNECIGSGAAFDTSFGDYSLLTRYLATCCPTVQCAAEVLCDVVQKDTLKSERHSADLEEPACCQLASPDQERRTRSRSPESYSPNVETGGNQASYEDSSTASFSEEKRVKMRRKTAPYRTPFPLCSSSRSTAAFRYNTKAIKKNWSQRMASAFVPTDAERDEDRTARFVAEQAHVSRPVRSETAALREREEDVPKRSPSAVVNPDAGSFWNYKSCQVQQWLNQAAQYFTNYEEGMPANPPQGTANEPAESSTSSEYYEAEPTTDAFLPSSQQGTTDDPSNWC; this is encoded by the coding sequence GAAACTTGTTGACAGGTATACTAAAGACGATTGCATGGGACCGACGTACCACAGTCAGTACTGGAGAGAGGATCGTCCTACGATATGGGACAGCACGAAGGCCATGGTGTCCGAGATGCGAGATAAGGTTAGAAATCTCGCTCGGCGACACCGAGATAACGACGCGCCAATGGTGCAAGAAACACGGGTTCACTATCCCAGCCAGATTAAGATCAATTCGCGGCGCGTCCGGCATACCACGGTGCAGGTCGACGTGCACCGCTCAGTGTCGCCCGAAGAAGACGCTCGCGACATGCGAACCAGCTTTCTACTGCCTCCGGAGGAGAGACCAGATCAGAACGATAAAGCCGACTTGTCTCCGACGTCTAGGGACTTCATGCTGAAAGAGGACCCGAGTGATTGTCAAGGAACGCCGATCCCCTCCGTTCAGCATGCGGAACACGTCGACAATGCCTCAGCCGTGGCTCGCAGTGAAGCCGTCAAGCAATCTCGCGACGCGCGGATAATCACGACGGATCAAGCTCGCGCGTCCGGTCAACACGTCTTCGACTCTGATTCAGACGCGGAGAGAATTATGAAGATGGTGCTTCATCAGTTGGGCATGGAAAGAAGTACCCTCGTTCAGAAATCAGCAAGCGAAGCTGCAATGGAGCCGGCTTCCAGAAAGGCGGTTGACGTGAAGCCTGCTGGCGGTGGGCCATTTTCTAGCGACCTTAGTGATTGCCGTGAAGAAACCGTGGTGGTTGATGCGCTCCCGATTAGTGGCATCGCCAGGTCGATTTACTCGAATACACTCCTGGCGCTACGAAACAAGCTCCTGTCAAGAGGTGGCCAGAGCTCTGATAACGTCGATGACGTGTCTTACGGGGATTCATGCAAGCCGTCAGAAGAAAAAGAGTCCGTCGAAAAGAGCGCAGACTTGTTCCTCGATGGCGGGCTATCGCACATAGACAAAGGGGGTGGAGAAGACAAGACTAAAGTTAGTTCCGATGTTCCGACCTGGCGTCGGGCCCCGAGTCCCGCAAAGGACAACGCCGCATCAAGGGAGACACTATTCTCGGTACGGCAACAACAGGCACCGCGAAAAGCGAATGCATTCTGCAGCGAGACAATGTCGGAGCAAAAAAATATGCCACCACTCACGGAGGCATCGTTGCTGGGCTCGCGCTTCGATACGGTGGTCGATTCTTACAAGAGTTTTGCATGCCCGGTGGACGCGTATCCTGTGATGCAGAACTGGACGCGGCCCCAGCGAACGTACCTGTTGAAGGACGACGACGAAGGGGAGTCGCCGTCCTACAACTCTTTCTCGGACACATCGCGATCACGCCTGTGGAAAACGCGCAAGTCGGCTGGTGCCCCGAGCATGTACTCGCAGAGTGCCGGTCGCTGTGGATCCGATAGGAAACACTCGAAGGCTTCAGAGAAATTCGGAAAGCCGGGGGACGCCTTCAAGAGCTTTGTCTCGTCCATTTATCCTCACTCGACGGTGCCGACGAGCACAAGAAGCGCGGGATGTTTTCGAACTGCCTGCAGCGAGATTCCTCAGCAACGTAGCCGCGGAGAGCAGCGGCGAGAGAACGTAGATGGTCCACTGGAGACGAGGAAAAATGCACGTGTCCACTACTATGACGGGAAACATGAGCACGGAGAGAACCCGAAGTCTAGTGGCGGTCCTGGTTTGATTATTCTGCCAGATAAGGCTCCCCGGCAGGCTGCTGAAAAGGTTGGACAGTCTGGCAGCATCGGTACGATAACAAAAAAGCGAAGTATACTCAAGAACGCAGGCTCAAACCTCGATCAAAAGAGAAATGCCAAAGGCATTCCGAAGTTGGAAGAACAAAAGCCGCTTTTGTTGAAGGGAGCACAGAAAAGCCTGATAAACAGTGGCCAAGCAAAACAAGCATCTTCTGCTTTAAACCAGCGGGTGCCGGCGGCACAACAAAAAGTTGAGCCTATGATGAAGCTGATGTGCAAGATCAATAATGCATCGGTCATTCGTAACCCTGCATGCACGGACGACTTTACTTCTATATCCATCGACTTAGAGGACAAGACGCGCGTTCAGAGAAGCCCGAATACTTCCCTGAGCAAAACCAGCAAGCACGCAAGACCTTCAAGCGAGTGCTctaaaacaagaaacaaaaactCTTCCGGATCTCCGGATAGTTTCAAGGAAAAGAGACGCTCCTCTGCTGATCCATCAAGGAGTGATAGGTATAAACCAGTGCAGGTTAAAAGTTCAGCGGTGCCTGAATGCGGCATTGAAGTCAAGACTTTGGGATGTTCGCACAGGAGCGCGACAGTGACGTTCTCAGACGACGAGAAACCTTTTCTGACAACGTCTTCGCCAAGAGCTGCCCTTTTCAACAAGCTGAATCTTCCATTTGGTGTTCAAATTGGGGATGCAAAAAAGCAATGGGGCAAATCTCTTGATGGGCAAATAGGAAAAATGCAGGGAACGACAACCCATGGGCTCCCTGTTAATGTGGAAGGCAATATAATAAAGACAAAGGAAGCGGGACGTTATGCCACCATACCAGACGTGACCACTAAGCTTAACTTGGAGGGAAGTAATGAGTATGGACGGCAGCAACTACCTGCTGCTGATGACGAAATCAACTTCAACATCACTGATGAGGAGCTAATTCGTTGTATCAACAAGCTTGTAGGCTTTACCCCTACTGGAGACCAAAATGATGAAAGACAGTTTCCCAAAACGACCGCTGAACAAACGCCAGTTTCCGGTCATCAGCTGATGCAAGACACGCTTCTCCATGGCGAGGCAGTTTCAACTGAGGCGACTGACCGAAAAAGCATAATGATGGATGTGGAACGCTGCTCCAGTAGTCATCGCGATGCACTGAACAAACCTCTGGCTTCGCTCAGGCGGGGTGATCTTAAAGACATCCTGAAAGAGATTATTGAAGAAGAGTACTCGCACTTGCTGCATGCATCTGCTCAGCTCGCACGAGAATGTGTCACGGATACAAAAACCAGCGATCCTTTTCCTGGATGCGAAGAAAGTAATACCGACAACTCCTCTGAGTCGTCTACCGCAACTCTGAGCAGATCAAGTGTAAGAAATGCTGTGACGAAAAGAACCGCGCACACAGCGCCAGAAGGTGCTGTCACGCCCCAAGAATCGCATAGCGTCAACCGAACTTCCACGGCCCACTCAAGCACAGGAGAAACATCTCAGCAAAGCTATGCCAAGAGTTCAGAGACTGAGGAAGATACCACTCGTGGGAGCAGCGCTACCAGAGTTACGTCAACCAACGATGCTCTCGCTTCACGGGAGATCACGCAATCGATGGTTGGGAACATGATTCCAGATCCAGCATATGGACATGCCACTTCATTTATACGTCTCACTTATGGGAACAAGAAAGAATTACTTGTAGAGCAACATCTGGACGCTGTTTCAGAGGACACGTCTTCTGACGGCTATCGCTTGGAATGCGGACAGCCTGCTCGCCTTGATGTTGCTTCAAATGCAATCTTCAGTCATACAAGTGATGGTACGGTCCAGAGCTCCGATGTGGACTTGTTTTCTGTCGAACAGGGTCCTGTGCATGACGTGCTAAGCGATGACAGACTAGGGATCCGGCTGCTATCTGACATATCCATAGAAAGCTCATCTACATCCAAGCCTCCTTTAGTTGACGAGCCGTCCTTCGTGCGATTTACTGGTGATCATCTCACCCAGCCGCAGGATCCCCTAACACAGTTCGTTGTAAGTGAGGAGCGGGAGCAAGCGACAGCAATTGTGAATCCTGGCAAACATCGCGGCAGCTGGAGCCGTCCAGTTTACGGAACACTGCAAGATGCCGAAGCCATTATGTTCTCTTATACAGAAGAAATAGTGCCACTCCCGGAGGTGAAACCATCAATAGAAGCCTCCGTTTCAGCGAGCAATGCGAGTTTGGCGAAATCACAAGAAGGCTTGAAGCCCTTCCCGCAGTCTGGACTTTTCAACAGATCAGACAGCTACGTTCCTTTCGGAAACTGGTCCTACAATTCCCACATTCAAGAGACGGACAATGCAGCAAACGGACAACCGACGAGCGTAGGCCGTTGCTTGCTCTCAGTAAGAGCAGGCGATGAGTCAGAACAAGAACTGCTACGAAAGGTACAGGTTGCACAATTCCCGAAAGCGGCTTCTTTTCATGGATTTTTTGCCAAGCATAGTGATAACGGTGCTACCAAGACCGAAGCGAAACAGAGGACTAAGTCTCACACGGACTACTGGCTGAAGACGGTGTCTTTGTTCCAAGAGGTGACGACAGACCAGATGAGCAGTTCAGGCGACACTTGTACAGACGCGTCCGGAACGAACACTATCTTTGAGCCCGAGCAGATAGAGGCGCTAGAGCGAGCCAAGCTAAGAAAAGAGGTACTGAGCCAGCTTCCATATCAAAAGGATGAGGTGAATCCACTTTTGGAGACATTCCTTAGGTTGCAAAACGAAGCTTACGACTCGACACCTAGGCCGTCTACTACATGCGCCAGCGATACCCACACGGGAAGAACGCCTTCCGAAGTGAAGAACGAATGCATTGGCTCAGGCGCTGCGTTCGACACTTCTTTCGGCGACTACAGTTTGCTGACTCGCTACCTCGCCACCTGCTGCCCTACCGTTCAGTGCGCCGCGGAAGTACTGTGTGACGTCGTTCAAAAAGACACGTTGAAATCGGAAAGGCATTCTGCTGATTTGGAGGAACCTGCTTGTTGTCAGCTAGCTTCTCCTGACCAAGAGCGCCGTACGCGATCCCGCTCGCCAGAGTCGTACTCTCCCAACGTGGAAACGGGCGGCAACCAGGCTAGTTATGAAGACAGCTCCACCGCGAGCTTTTCCGAAGAAAAGAGGGTCAAGATGAGGCGCAAAACGGCGCCCTACCGAACGCCCTTCCCACTCTGTAGCAGCTCGAGGTCGACGGCCGCATTCAGGTACAACACGAAGGCGATCAAGAAAAACTGGAGCCAGAGGATGGCCTCGGCGTTCGTGCCCACCGACGCGGAAAGAGATGAGGATCGCACCGCGCGCTTCGTAGCGGAGCAGGCGCACGTCAGCAGACCGGTGAGATCCGAGACTGCGGCCCTACGCGAGCGCGAGGAAGACGTGCCCAAGAGGTCTCCAAGCGCCGTGGTGAATCCCGATGCTGGAAGCTTCTGGAATTACAAGTCGTGTCAAGTACAGCAGTGGCTGAACCAGGCAGCACAGTACTTCACGAACTACGAGGAAGGCATGCCGGCAAATCCTCCTCAAGGCACTGCGAACGAGCCAGCAGAGTCGTCGACATCTTCCGAGTATTACGAAGCTGAGCCGACAACCGACGCTTTCCTGCCTTCGAGCCAGCAAGGAACGACTGATGACCCAAGCAACTGGTGCTGA
- the LOC135898145 gene encoding microtubule-associated protein futsch-like isoform X6, with the protein MRVLGQVCKRGKRASTGNCQCPESTPVHLTDEAQPRCVAARHIFEECADSVECSFLNPHVECFNQVCTCRPPNVLKRNNICVPAGFTSKAASAIAWIAGVLILVGVVCGTIICLRKLVDRYTKDDCMGPTYHSQYWREDRPTIWDSTKAMVSEMRDKVRNLARRHRDNDAPMVQETRVHYPSQIKINSRRVRHTTVQVDVHRSVSPEEDARDMRTSFLLPPEERPDQNDKADLSPTSRDFMLKEDPSDCQGTPIPSVQHAEHVDNASAVARSEAVKQSRDARIITTDQARASGQHVFDSDSDAERIMKMVLHQLGMERSTLVQKSASEAAMEPASRKAVDVKPAGGGPFSSDLSDCREETVVVDALPISGIARSIYSNTLLALRNKLLSRGGQSSDNVDDVSYGDSCKPSEEKESVEKSADLFLDGGLSHIDKGGGEDKTKVSSDVPTWRRAPSPAKDNAASRETLFSVRQQQAPRKANAFCSETMSEQKNMPPLTEASLLGSRFDTVVDSYKSFACPVDAYPVMQNWTRPQRTYLLKDDDEGESPSYNSFSDTSRSRLWKTRKSAGAPSMYSQSAGRCGSDRKHSKASEKFGKPGDAFKSFVSSIYPHSTVPTSTRSAGCFRTACSEIPQQRSRGEQRRENVDGPLETRKNARVHYYDGKHEHGENPKSSGGPGLIILPDKAPRQAAEKVGQSGSIGTITKKRSILKNAGSNLDQKRNAKGIPKLEEQKPLLLKGAQKSLINSGQAKQASSALNQRVPAAQQKVEPMMKLMCKINNASVIRNPACTDDFTSISIDLEDKTRVQRSPNTSLSKTSKHARPSSECSKTRNKNSSGSPDSFKEKRRSSADPSRSDRYKPVQVKSSAVPECGIEVKTLGCSHRSATVTFSDDEKPFLTTSSPRAALFNKLNLPFGVQIGDAKKQWGKSLDGQIGKMQGTTTHGLPVNVEGNIIKTKEAGRYATIPDVTTKLNLEGSNEYGRQQLPAADDEINFNITDEELIRCINKLVGFTPTGDQNDERQFPKTTAEQTPVSGHQLMQDTLLHGEAVSTEATDRKSIMMDVERCSSSHRDALNKPLASLRRGDLKDILKEIIEEEYSHLLHASAQLARECVTDTKTSDPFPGCEESNTDNSSESSTATLSRSSVRNAVTKRTAHTAPEGAVTPQESHSVNRTSTAHSSTGETSQQSYAKSSETEEDTTRGSSATRVTSTNDALASREITQSMVGNMIPDPAYGHATSFIRLTYGNKKELLVEQHLDAVSEDTSSDGYRLECGQPARLDVASNAIFSHTSDGTVQSSDVDLFSVEQGPVHDVLSDDRLGIRLLSDISIESSSTSKPPLVDEPSFVRFTGDHLTQPQDPLTQFVVSEEREQATAIVNPGKHRGSWSRPVYGTLQDAEAIMFSYTEEIVPLPEVKPSIEASVSASNASLAKSQEGLKPFPQSGLFNRSDSYVPFGNWSYNSHIQETDNAANGQPTSVGRCLLSVRAGDESEQELLRKVQVAQFPKAASFHGFFAKHSDNGATKTEAKQRTKSHTDYWLKTVSLFQEVTTDQMSSSGDTCTDASGTNTIFEPEQIEALERAKLRKEVLSQLPYQKDEVNPLLETFLRLQNEAYDSTPRPSTTCASDTHTGRTPSEVKNECIGSGAAFDTSFGDYSLLTRYLATCCPTVQCAAEVLCDVVQKDTLKSERHSADLEEPACCQLASPDQERRTRSRSPESYSPNVETGGNQASYEDSSTASFSEEKRVKMRRKTAPYRTPFPLCSSSRSTAAFRYNTKAIKKNWSQRMASAFVPTDAERDEDRTARFVAEQAHVSRPVRSETAALREREEDVPKRSPSAVVNPDAGSFWNYKSCQVQQWLNQAAQYFTNYEEGMPANPPQGTANEPAESSTSSEYYEAEPTTDAFLPSSQQGTTDDPSNWC; encoded by the coding sequence GAAACTTGTTGACAGGTATACTAAAGACGATTGCATGGGACCGACGTACCACAGTCAGTACTGGAGAGAGGATCGTCCTACGATATGGGACAGCACGAAGGCCATGGTGTCCGAGATGCGAGATAAGGTTAGAAATCTCGCTCGGCGACACCGAGATAACGACGCGCCAATGGTGCAAGAAACACGGGTTCACTATCCCAGCCAGATTAAGATCAATTCGCGGCGCGTCCGGCATACCACGGTGCAGGTCGACGTGCACCGCTCAGTGTCGCCCGAAGAAGACGCTCGCGACATGCGAACCAGCTTTCTACTGCCTCCGGAGGAGAGACCAGATCAGAACGATAAAGCCGACTTGTCTCCGACGTCTAGGGACTTCATGCTGAAAGAGGACCCGAGTGATTGTCAAGGAACGCCGATCCCCTCCGTTCAGCATGCGGAACACGTCGACAATGCCTCAGCCGTGGCTCGCAGTGAAGCCGTCAAGCAATCTCGCGACGCGCGGATAATCACGACGGATCAAGCTCGCGCGTCCGGTCAACACGTCTTCGACTCTGATTCAGACGCGGAGAGAATTATGAAGATGGTGCTTCATCAGTTGGGCATGGAAAGAAGTACCCTCGTTCAGAAATCAGCAAGCGAAGCTGCAATGGAGCCGGCTTCCAGAAAGGCGGTTGACGTGAAGCCTGCTGGCGGTGGGCCATTTTCTAGCGACCTTAGTGATTGCCGTGAAGAAACCGTGGTGGTTGATGCGCTCCCGATTAGTGGCATCGCCAGGTCGATTTACTCGAATACACTCCTGGCGCTACGAAACAAGCTCCTGTCAAGAGGTGGCCAGAGCTCTGATAACGTCGATGACGTGTCTTACGGGGATTCATGCAAGCCGTCAGAAGAAAAAGAGTCCGTCGAAAAGAGCGCAGACTTGTTCCTCGATGGCGGGCTATCGCACATAGACAAAGGGGGTGGAGAAGACAAGACTAAAGTTAGTTCCGATGTTCCGACCTGGCGTCGGGCCCCGAGTCCCGCAAAGGACAACGCCGCATCAAGGGAGACACTATTCTCGGTACGGCAACAACAGGCACCGCGAAAAGCGAATGCATTCTGCAGCGAGACAATGTCGGAGCAAAAAAATATGCCACCACTCACGGAGGCATCGTTGCTGGGCTCGCGCTTCGATACGGTGGTCGATTCTTACAAGAGTTTTGCATGCCCGGTGGACGCGTATCCTGTGATGCAGAACTGGACGCGGCCCCAGCGAACGTACCTGTTGAAGGACGACGACGAAGGGGAGTCGCCGTCCTACAACTCTTTCTCGGACACATCGCGATCACGCCTGTGGAAAACGCGCAAGTCGGCTGGTGCCCCGAGCATGTACTCGCAGAGTGCCGGTCGCTGTGGATCCGATAGGAAACACTCGAAGGCTTCAGAGAAATTCGGAAAGCCGGGGGACGCCTTCAAGAGCTTTGTCTCGTCCATTTATCCTCACTCGACGGTGCCGACGAGCACAAGAAGCGCGGGATGTTTTCGAACTGCCTGCAGCGAGATTCCTCAGCAACGTAGCCGCGGAGAGCAGCGGCGAGAGAACGTAGATGGTCCACTGGAGACGAGGAAAAATGCACGTGTCCACTACTATGACGGGAAACATGAGCACGGAGAGAACCCGAAGTCTAGTGGCGGTCCTGGTTTGATTATTCTGCCAGATAAGGCTCCCCGGCAGGCTGCTGAAAAGGTTGGACAGTCTGGCAGCATCGGTACGATAACAAAAAAGCGAAGTATACTCAAGAACGCAGGCTCAAACCTCGATCAAAAGAGAAATGCCAAAGGCATTCCGAAGTTGGAAGAACAAAAGCCGCTTTTGTTGAAGGGAGCACAGAAAAGCCTGATAAACAGTGGCCAAGCAAAACAAGCATCTTCTGCTTTAAACCAGCGGGTGCCGGCGGCACAACAAAAAGTTGAGCCTATGATGAAGCTGATGTGCAAGATCAATAATGCATCGGTCATTCGTAACCCTGCATGCACGGACGACTTTACTTCTATATCCATCGACTTAGAGGACAAGACGCGCGTTCAGAGAAGCCCGAATACTTCCCTGAGCAAAACCAGCAAGCACGCAAGACCTTCAAGCGAGTGCTctaaaacaagaaacaaaaactCTTCCGGATCTCCGGATAGTTTCAAGGAAAAGAGACGCTCCTCTGCTGATCCATCAAGGAGTGATAGGTATAAACCAGTGCAGGTTAAAAGTTCAGCGGTGCCTGAATGCGGCATTGAAGTCAAGACTTTGGGATGTTCGCACAGGAGCGCGACAGTGACGTTCTCAGACGACGAGAAACCTTTTCTGACAACGTCTTCGCCAAGAGCTGCCCTTTTCAACAAGCTGAATCTTCCATTTGGTGTTCAAATTGGGGATGCAAAAAAGCAATGGGGCAAATCTCTTGATGGGCAAATAGGAAAAATGCAGGGAACGACAACCCATGGGCTCCCTGTTAATGTGGAAGGCAATATAATAAAGACAAAGGAAGCGGGACGTTATGCCACCATACCAGACGTGACCACTAAGCTTAACTTGGAGGGAAGTAATGAGTATGGACGGCAGCAACTACCTGCTGCTGATGACGAAATCAACTTCAACATCACTGATGAGGAGCTAATTCGTTGTATCAACAAGCTTGTAGGCTTTACCCCTACTGGAGACCAAAATGATGAAAGACAGTTTCCCAAAACGACCGCTGAACAAACGCCAGTTTCCGGTCATCAGCTGATGCAAGACACGCTTCTCCATGGCGAGGCAGTTTCAACTGAGGCGACTGACCGAAAAAGCATAATGATGGATGTGGAACGCTGCTCCAGTAGTCATCGCGATGCACTGAACAAACCTCTGGCTTCGCTCAGGCGGGGTGATCTTAAAGACATCCTGAAAGAGATTATTGAAGAAGAGTACTCGCACTTGCTGCATGCATCTGCTCAGCTCGCACGAGAATGTGTCACGGATACAAAAACCAGCGATCCTTTTCCTGGATGCGAAGAAAGTAATACCGACAACTCCTCTGAGTCGTCTACCGCAACTCTGAGCAGATCAAGTGTAAGAAATGCTGTGACGAAAAGAACCGCGCACACAGCGCCAGAAGGTGCTGTCACGCCCCAAGAATCGCATAGCGTCAACCGAACTTCCACGGCCCACTCAAGCACAGGAGAAACATCTCAGCAAAGCTATGCCAAGAGTTCAGAGACTGAGGAAGATACCACTCGTGGGAGCAGCGCTACCAGAGTTACGTCAACCAACGATGCTCTCGCTTCACGGGAGATCACGCAATCGATGGTTGGGAACATGATTCCAGATCCAGCATATGGACATGCCACTTCATTTATACGTCTCACTTATGGGAACAAGAAAGAATTACTTGTAGAGCAACATCTGGACGCTGTTTCAGAGGACACGTCTTCTGACGGCTATCGCTTGGAATGCGGACAGCCTGCTCGCCTTGATGTTGCTTCAAATGCAATCTTCAGTCATACAAGTGATGGTACGGTCCAGAGCTCCGATGTGGACTTGTTTTCTGTCGAACAGGGTCCTGTGCATGACGTGCTAAGCGATGACAGACTAGGGATCCGGCTGCTATCTGACATATCCATAGAAAGCTCATCTACATCCAAGCCTCCTTTAGTTGACGAGCCGTCCTTCGTGCGATTTACTGGTGATCATCTCACCCAGCCGCAGGATCCCCTAACACAGTTCGTTGTAAGTGAGGAGCGGGAGCAAGCGACAGCAATTGTGAATCCTGGCAAACATCGCGGCAGCTGGAGCCGTCCAGTTTACGGAACACTGCAAGATGCCGAAGCCATTATGTTCTCTTATACAGAAGAAATAGTGCCACTCCCGGAGGTGAAACCATCAATAGAAGCCTCCGTTTCAGCGAGCAATGCGAGTTTGGCGAAATCACAAGAAGGCTTGAAGCCCTTCCCGCAGTCTGGACTTTTCAACAGATCAGACAGCTACGTTCCTTTCGGAAACTGGTCCTACAATTCCCACATTCAAGAGACGGACAATGCAGCAAACGGACAACCGACGAGCGTAGGCCGTTGCTTGCTCTCAGTAAGAGCAGGCGATGAGTCAGAACAAGAACTGCTACGAAAGGTACAGGTTGCACAATTCCCGAAAGCGGCTTCTTTTCATGGATTTTTTGCCAAGCATAGTGATAACGGTGCTACCAAGACCGAAGCGAAACAGAGGACTAAGTCTCACACGGACTACTGGCTGAAGACGGTGTCTTTGTTCCAAGAGGTGACGACAGACCAGATGAGCAGTTCAGGCGACACTTGTACAGACGCGTCCGGAACGAACACTATCTTTGAGCCCGAGCAGATAGAGGCGCTAGAGCGAGCCAAGCTAAGAAAAGAGGTACTGAGCCAGCTTCCATATCAAAAGGATGAGGTGAATCCACTTTTGGAGACATTCCTTAGGTTGCAAAACGAAGCTTACGACTCGACACCTAGGCCGTCTACTACATGCGCCAGCGATACCCACACGGGAAGAACGCCTTCCGAAGTGAAGAACGAATGCATTGGCTCAGGCGCTGCGTTCGACACTTCTTTCGGCGACTACAGTTTGCTGACTCGCTACCTCGCCACCTGCTGCCCTACCGTTCAGTGCGCCGCGGAAGTACTGTGTGACGTCGTTCAAAAAGACACGTTGAAATCGGAAAGGCATTCTGCTGATTTGGAGGAACCTGCTTGTTGTCAGCTAGCTTCTCCTGACCAAGAGCGCCGTACGCGATCCCGCTCGCCAGAGTCGTACTCTCCCAACGTGGAAACGGGCGGCAACCAGGCTAGTTATGAAGACAGCTCCACCGCGAGCTTTTCCGAAGAAAAGAGGGTCAAGATGAGGCGCAAAACGGCGCCCTACCGAACGCCCTTCCCACTCTGTAGCAGCTCGAGGTCGACGGCCGCATTCAGGTACAACACGAAGGCGATCAAGAAAAACTGGAGCCAGAGGATGGCCTCGGCGTTCGTGCCCACCGACGCGGAAAGAGATGAGGATCGCACCGCGCGCTTCGTAGCGGAGCAGGCGCACGTCAGCAGACCGGTGAGATCCGAGACTGCGGCCCTACGCGAGCGCGAGGAAGACGTGCCCAAGAGGTCTCCAAGCGCCGTGGTGAATCCCGATGCTGGAAGCTTCTGGAATTACAAGTCGTGTCAAGTACAGCAGTGGCTGAACCAGGCAGCACAGTACTTCACGAACTACGAGGAAGGCATGCCGGCAAATCCTCCTCAAGGCACTGCGAACGAGCCAGCAGAGTCGTCGACATCTTCCGAGTATTACGAAGCTGAGCCGACAACCGACGCTTTCCTGCCTTCGAGCCAGCAAGGAACGACTGATGACCCAAGCAACTGGTGCTGA